Genomic segment of Lagopus muta isolate bLagMut1 chromosome 3, bLagMut1 primary, whole genome shotgun sequence:
CATCCAACTCTGTTGTTATCGCTATGTGCCAAGCGCAAAATGCAACTTCGGCAGGAATGAAGTTATCAGTGTGTAAAATTAAGGAGCGTTCAAAGTCTAATACTGTCCAATTCTGGTTTATGACCAGGTATTTCAAACAGAACATGACTAGCTTATTCCTGCAGCCCACAAGAAGATCTCCATGTACAGGACAACATGAAATACACAGCGGAGGATCTGAAAGTGCCATTTCCACTATCGACATCTGCTCTTTTAAGGTTTTGGTGTACGACTCCTCCATCTTGTGACCCACCATCCAGACACAAACACGAGAACTGCCTGCAGACATGCATCGCCAGTTCACATAAGCTCTTAGGAaagttgctttgcttttctcttcaatcGTCACCAAATAGTCTCCttaagggaaagcagaaggacTGTTAAGTCGTTAAAGAACACATGACAGCGTTTGAGCTGCTTACCTGCGAACCcaataaaatacattacaaaaagTATCTTAAATTCTCAGCTCTCACATAGCGTTCCAGAGCACAGCCTTTACCGGGTTTTCTTCAATGAGAGATCTCGAGCGCAAATTAATTCGCTAGGTAAACGTACTTCACGTACTGTTAAAGGAAAACACACGGCTCCAGAGCTCCGACGCTACTTCGACGTGGGCCCACTGTAAGAGCAGCGCTCTTCTCAGAGGAGACGCCGCggccaggcagcagctccgGGCTCCGCGCTCCGCGCTCGCAGAGGCCACCCGCCCGGCACTGACCTGCACGGCTGTGCGCCATGCGCAGCACGGGGCCCAGGGTGGCGAAGGAGCCCAAGGGCTCGCAGCGGCCCTCGCGGCGTACGGCGAACACCTCCACCCCGCAGCTGGCCGCCGCGCTGGCCACGAACAGCACGTCGCGGCCGCGGCAGAACTGCGCCGGCTCCTGCTTGCAGGGCACTACTCTCTGCGACCCGAACGGGTGCAAGTCGTAAAGCCGCACCATGGCCGCCGAACACCGGCACCGCTCGGAGGTTTCCTGCGGCGGCGCCCCGCCTCGCCACCTTCCGCCTCCGCGCGCCCTTCCGCAGCGCGCGGCGCTCCTCGGGGGCGGGGCGCAGGACGCCGAGCGCAGCTCCGTGCCCCGGGAGGCCCCGCCCGCCCCCTGGACACGCCTCCGCGCCGTCACGCGCCGCTTTGTACGGGTTGCGTTATCGGGTTGCGGCGTCGGTGCTTTCAGGCGTGCTCTTGCATCGCAGCGTGTTGTGCCGTAAGCGGCGCCAGCTCCTCGCGCTGCGGATTTCGCGAGCGGGAGGCAAACCCGGAACGGAGCGCTGAAGGGAGGCAGGCGGCGCGAGGAGCGGCGCCGTGGGAGCGGGAAGTGCCGCTGTGGACGGCGAGTGCTGTTTCTGAGCGGCTCTccagctgcccagctgccaAGCTGGCCGGCGTCTCTCCGAGCCAGATGTAGAAGCTGGCGTTTACCTTTGTTGAACTGCATGCCGTTGATGATTGTCCAATGCTCCCGTAGATCCAGGACCCCCCCCCAGGCTGTCATCCCCAGTGTTAACAGCACCTTCCTCCTGTCAATCAGCGCGCTTCTAAGGATGGATTCAATTAATACAAAGATGAAGTAATAATGCTGTCAGTGATGCTGATTCTTCATCCATCCTGAGGCTTGAGCAATGTAACTAAGGAGCCTGTTCGAGGTAGAATTCAGTGTGTGATTTTCGAAAGCCACGGTAGTGCTCAAATGGCAGGCTACTCACGAGAGAGCCCTTCCTTGCTTATTAGGTGCAGGTAAGTGCTCAACTGTTAAACTTAAGATGGACCTAGACGGCACTGGTTACTGGTTTATCGCTAGAATCCTCAGCTCCTCCTGTACCTGTACGAGAGACGACAGCAGCAGAAGACTCAGTTTGTAGTTACGAACAGGACCAGTGTTTGGGCTGGCACTATCTGAATTCAAGGAACCAGTAGCTCTGTACTTTGTAATACTGTGGTTTCCTGCTCTGAAGATTGTTTTGAAGCTGCTTCTGATGTTGTGATGATGTGCATCCCTTTCAACAGCAAGTATAATTTAGAATTCAGTTGCAGGCTTTCAGTAATACTTTCTCGAGTATTCAAAGTcatccatctctttcttttttcctactagCGTACAAAGAAGTTCCATGTTaagaaagtaaaatgtaaaaGCTTAGAAATTGTTACAGGCATGAGACAGAAGTTCATCCTTTGGTAAAGTAAAAATAGCACGTACATCACTGTATgcttttttggtattttttaaattacaaaagcagaataCTCAGCAAATAAACCAGATCTGGTGCATTAGCTTTAattgagattttaaaatgtctgctgCAGAATACTATTCTAGTTAGTAGAGAGTTAACTGTTACATTAAAAGCACGAAGATATATTCGCCTTCTCTTTATCCAGAGATATCCCTATTAACTTTAACCAGAAATACTAGCTGAAACAGTGTAGCTAGATTGGACTAAAACTGAAGGCTTTTGGGATGTGTACTGTTACTATCAGACAGTGTAAAATTACAGCACTACAAAGCAGGTTTTGTAGAGGTTGCCTCAAATGACATTccacccagaaaaaaaaaaagaacacacaatCTGTGAAGAGAAGCATCTGCTACTTAACACCAGTCAGTTGCATCCAGtccttttcactgaaaaccatACGGCTTTTCtgaaaaaccaaacccaacccaCCCAACcagccagaaacaaaaaaaccacaccacaAAATAACTGCCCGCAAACAGAAGTTGTATTTTCTGCCAACAGTAagaacaggtaaaaaaaaaagatcaattttTATTAACTGATCAAAGCTTACAGTGTCCACAGAGTTGTGCATTAAAGGACACATAAGTATTTCATAGGTCAGTGTAGGAATTCAAAACATGACTATTGTAAAGCAGGTCatctgacattttcttttccttctatctAAGGTGGAACTGAGTGTAAGGGGGCACGCTGGTTGGAAAATTTTACCTTTGGTCTGCTGAgtctccccattttttttttttaattttatttttttaagtagcaaGTTTGGTGCTTTTAGCAAATATTCTAGTTCAGACCAAAAGTGTAATGGCACTTACCCTTACTACAGTTAGATAAAttgataaatagataaatagataaatacagCGTTACAGACACGTACACAAGTTTGTAATTTAATCTTTACGTTGTGCAAGACTAGATGCTACCAAGAACTGTAATTTCAAACCGTTCTTACGAAGCAACTGTGTGTGtaaacagtaacaaagaaaaaaaggaacagtacaacatttaaaactgcatctgaaaacaagcaagcaagcgAACAGGATTCTGCAATTCATTTGCTGCTGTTACAGAACACACTTTCTATTACTTCCGCATTTTCAGTATTCATCCTCTtcttcagcctctgcttctACAGAGTCTATCCCAACTTCTTCATAATCTTTTTCAAGGGCAGCCAGATCTTCCCGGGCTTCGGAAAATTCTCCTTCCTCCATTCCTTCCCCAACGTACCAATGTACAAAGGCACGTTTGGCATACATCAAATCGAATTTATGGTCGAGACGAGCCCATGCTTCAGCAATGGCAGTGGTATTACTCAGCATACATACAGCTCTCTGCACCTTTGCAAGGTCGCCACCTGGCACCACAGTTGGAGGCTGGTAGTTAATGCCCACCTTCAAGAAAACAAGTGAGAACGTCTTTAATTACTGGGAAGCACTGAAGACTTATTTCTGTTAACAACAACAGTAGCCACAACTGTgaacaattaaataaaattattttgcgcttcatcaaaatatttcactaaaTCCTAAATTCAGGATCTGGTCAAACTGGTCCAGCGTTAGCTACATTGGCCTAGAGGTTATTTTTCCAAGATCATAAGAGCTTACTGGACTCTACAAAGAACATAAGAATCTAGGTCTTTGCAAGTCCTGAATGCATGCACAGTAGCTGGAAGGATGGGCCTCTTGTCCGGAAGGTGACACTGCCAGTCAACTGAGAACAAGCAGAAGTAGCTGAACAACCTGATATTCATCTAGTAAAAAGGCGACTTACAGGAGCCTATGTTTAAATGAATCACAACGAAAAAAATAGGTTTGCTCTAGTGATAGCAGTCAGGCTCCACATGTCCGGAAACTGATAGCGTCTACCACTTCAAGGTATCTCAAAACCATTGTTGGGAAATTACTGCACTGAATTCAATAACTTAATGTAGTGTTTCTACATTTGCTTGGGGCTTGCCTATATTCCTTCTGTACAAAGCTCCCGAGATTTTTGAAGACTTGCAGTAAAACCTGGCGTTGCTTTTCAGTACTACCTGcttgtaaattattttcagacacTCAGTACTGCCTGTTCCTACAAAAACCGTGACTGCTATTCTGTAACTTGTTTTAGAATTTTCATCTGAGTTAAAGTATCAGGGAATTATATTTAAGAATATAATCTGAAATGTAAGCAGTTCAGTAACAGGAACGTTACAGTACAGTACAATGACCGCTACCTCCAAATATCACGTAATTCCTACTATTTCCAAGATCAAGCACTTCAGAAGTTATCAAAGTACCTTGAATCCAGTTGGGCACCAATCCACAAACTGAATGGTACGTTTAGTCTTGATAGTAGCGATAGCTGCGTTGACATCTTTAGGGACAACATCACCTCTGTATAACATACAGCAGGCCATGTATTTACCATGACGTGGGTCACATTTTACCATCTGGTTGGCTGGTTCAAAGCAAGCATTGGTAATTTCAGCCACGGATAACTGCTCATGGTAGGctttttcagcagagatgataGGGGCATATGTTaccaaggggaaatggattcgTGGGTACGGAACAAGGTTAGTTTGAAATTCTGTCAGATCTACATTAAGGGCTCCATCAAAACGTAGTGAAGCTGTGATGGATGAAACAATTTGCGCAATTAGTCGATTTA
This window contains:
- the LOC125691281 gene encoding tubulin alpha-3 chain-like isoform X2: MPSDKTIGGGDDSFNTFFSETGAGKHVPRAVFVDLEPTVVDEVRTGTYRQLFHPEQLITGKEDAANNYARGHYTVGKEIVDLVLDRTRKVADLCTGLQGFLIFHSFGGGTGSGFTSLLMERLSVDYGKKSKLEFAIYPAPQVSTAVVEPYNSVLTTHTTLEHSDCAFMVDNEAAYDICRRNLDIERPTYTNLNRLIAQIVSSITASLRFDGALNVDLTEFQTNLVPYPRIHFPLVTYAPIISAEKAYHEQLSVAEITNACFEPANQMVKCDPRHGKYMACCMLYRGDVVPKDVNAAIATIKTKRTIQFVDWCPTGFKVGINYQPPTVVPGGDLAKVQRAVCMLSNTTAIAEAWARLDHKFDLMYAKRAFVHWYVGEGMEEGEFSEAREDLAALEKDYEEVGIDSVEAEAEEEDEY